A genome region from Macrotis lagotis isolate mMagLag1 chromosome 4, bilby.v1.9.chrom.fasta, whole genome shotgun sequence includes the following:
- the LOC141520061 gene encoding S100P-binding protein-like: MSKDMKSCLESPPGCGSSGSGQHLPAPGTSWATSGQDEDELDDSLLELSDGEEDDSPFSYTEEEIQELLKDDDDLNDQSFLGGGLKNASNGGQMEKLGRDSCVSLDSPQDINSPCSLELGAGPASILQLPQVSTTASYSLTPTKLSSRPSAPEKNLLKVTTIPPFKSIIWKGALGKDKMESSKYACRNADCFGRPSHQGEDGSKDGTSHNNSKSLNGHEETTSASSIWEGPLSPSKGSPQQIVYGTKMPCHDVPTPLISLTLEQTGSFSNGKSYLGNRRHKIIGASHSPAIPSSSSKCIFPVKDSGKMVAHETRVSKITPLLPTRARSKYPRFSQAEPEPKMQISLKNRVTRVPKPRALQQGSLGELYALMDQVTGEEYQIRNRRWQHLSALTMLNYPPFRQKPLQRYSLT; this comes from the coding sequence atgtcaaaggatatgaaaagctGTTTAGAATCCCCTCCTGGTTGTGGTAGTTCAGGGTCTGGCCAACATCTGCCTGCTCCAGGCACCTCTTGGGCTACATCAGGTCAGGATGAAGATGAGTTAGATGACTCCTTACTGGAACTTTCAGATGGAGAAGAGGATGACAGTCCCTTCAGTTACACTGAAGAAGAGATTCAGGAGCTTTTGAAGGATGATGATGATCTGAACGATCAGTCCTTTTTGGGTGGAGGGCTAAAAAATGCCTCAAATGGAGGTCAAATGGAGAAACTGGGGAGAGATAGTTGTGTGTCACTTGACTCTCCCCAAGATATAAATTCACCATGTAGCTTGGAGCTTGGAGCTGGGCCAGCCAGTATCCTCCAGCTACCACAGGTAAGTACAACAGCTAGTTACAGCCTCACTCCCACCAAACTGTCTAGCAGACCCTCTGCACCAGAAAAGAATCTTTTGAAAGTAACCACTATCCCACCATTTAAGTCAATCATTTGGAAAGGTGCACTTGGAAAAGATAAGATGGAGTCTTCCAAATATGCCTGCAGGAATGCAGACTGCTTCGGAAGACCTTCCCACCAGGGGGAAGATGGGAGCAAGGATGGCACTAGTCATAATAATAGCAAATCTTTGAATGGGCATGAAGAAACCACCTCTGCTAGCTCTATTTGGGAAGGACCTCTGTCTCCTTCCAAAGGTAGCCCTCAACAGATAGTCTATGGGACCAAAATGCCTTGTCATGATGTGCCTACCCCTTTAATCTCTCTGACCTTGGAACAGACAGGTAGCTTCTCTAATGGGAAATCATATTTGGGGAATAGAAGACATAAAATCATTGGTGCAAGCCACTCCCCAGCTATTCCCTCATCATCAAGCAAATGCATTTTCCCAGTtaaggattctgggaagatggtggcACATGAGACAAGAGTAAGCAAAATCACCCCACTCCTACCAACCAGAGCAAGGAGTAAGTATCCAAGATTTTCACAAGCGGAACCAGAACCAAAGATGCAGATTTCACTCAAGAACAGAGTCACTCGTGTACCAAAACCTAGGGCTCTGCAACAGGGGTCCTTAGGTGAGTTGTATGCCTTGATGGACCAAGTCACTGGTGAGGAATATCAAATCCGGAATCGGAGGTGGCAACATCTTTCAGCCCTCACCATGTTAAACTACCCCCCATTTAGACAGAAGCCTCTACAGAGGTACAGCCTAACTTAG